Proteins encoded by one window of Vespula pensylvanica isolate Volc-1 chromosome 6, ASM1446617v1, whole genome shotgun sequence:
- the LOC122630232 gene encoding protein-L-isoaspartate O-methyltransferase domain-containing protein 1-like, translating to MGSAVSSGQNNDELVDNLMKSGYIRTKKVEQVFRAVDRADYFLTSHRESAYKDLAWKHGNIHLSAPCVYSLVIEGLSLEPGLSFLNLGSGTGYLSTMAGLILNQHGTNHGIELHEDCLKYAYERLEEFKQKSLALDEFDFCEPSFVQGNCLSIVPGRQYDRVYCGAACPESHEALIKQYVRVGGILVMPFKDHLLRIQRVDENTWTHHTMLPVSFAPLIVPTSEEQNIFHLPECDPLSLQELCRDKIRHRLRENVWRQHTELETRKPILPRQQRSSLPQRTLKRFVIPIFEESDEALFDEDEEFAGRARLLLNVDTHPGEAITTTLQLVRAVIQPHQGENRQHWQEANDDDSDGQYIVASVDLHHDNGEERKETDSEALLTEAGRANTSENNFDSGCDQSEDQMQNQSCQTTEQRSSLSEAYTNMSESDSEPEQETSFTQRKKIAKREKTDSGIIEDANLTNDDGSSSSNTSQSDSKNTDDLNSMEVDLSDITINKSMKNMYKSYPDPAENIPNENVIFGHYVDGNAFSTYMKEKIHQLPLPFSLKLYINYNRHL from the exons ATGGGAAGCGCCGTTAGTAGTGGACAAAACAATGACGAATTGGtagataatttaatgaaatctgGTTATATAAGAACAAAGAAAGTTGAACAGGTATTCAGAGCAGTCGATCGTGCCGACTACTTCCTAACGTCACATCGGGAAAGCGCATACAAGGACCTTGCTTGGAAGCATGGAAATATCCATTTATCGGCTCCATGCGTGTATAGCTTGGTGATAGAAGGTCTTTCTTTGGAGCCTGGATTGAGTTTCTTGAATCTTGGATCGGGAACTGGATATCTTAGTACAATGGCGGGATTAATACTGA ATCAACATGGGACAAATCACGGTATAGAATTACACGAGGATTGCTTGAAATACGCTTATGAGCGTTTAGaagaatttaaacaaaaatctttAGCCTTGGATGAATTTGACTTCTGCGAGCCATCGTTTGTACAAG GAAACTGTCTAAGCATCGTACCTGGCAGACAATACGATAGGGTGTATTGTGGTGCAGCTTGCCCGGAAAGTCACGAGGCACTAATCAAACAGTACGTCAGAGTTGGAGGAATTCTAGTGATGCCTTTCAAAGATCATCTACTCAGAATTCAAAGAGTCGACGAAAATACTTGGACGCATCATACGATGTTACCTGTATCTTTTGCTCCGTTAATTGTGCCTACGTCCgaagaacaaaatatatttcatttgc CGGAATGCGATCCATTATCTTTACAAGAATTATGTCGTGATAAAATCCGACATAGACTGAGAGAAAACGTTTGGCGACAACATACAGAATTGGAGACCAGGAAACCTATACTGCCGAGACAACAAAGATCTAGCCTACCTCAACGTACCTTGAAACGTTTTGTAATACCCATTTTCGAAGAATCGGACGAAGCTCTTTTCGACGAAGATGAGGAATTTGCAGGAAGAGCTCGTTTGTTGCTCAACGTAGATACTCATCCTGGAGAAGCTATTACAACGACTTTACAGTTGGTAAGAGCTGTTATACAGCCGCATCAAGGTGAAAATAGGCAACATTGGCAAGAAGCAAATGACGACGACAGCGATGGACAATATATCGTCGCTTCCGTTGATCTGCATCACGACAATggcgaagaaaggaaagaaaccgATAGCGAGGCGTTACTTACTGAAGCAGGAAGAGCCAATACcagtgaaaataatttcgattcggGCTGCGACCAATCGGAAGATCAAATGCAAAATCAATCCTGTCAAACTACAGAACAGCGTTCGTCCTTATCAGAAGCATATACAAATATGAGCGAAAGCGATAGCGAACCAGAGCAAGAGACGTCTTTTACCCAACGTAAGAAAATAGCGAAGCGCGAAAAAACTGATAGCGGTATCATTGAAGATGCTAATCTGACTAACGACGACGGTAGTTCTAGTTCAAATACGAGCCAATCAGATTCTAAGAATACCGACGATTTAAATTCCATGGAGGTCGATTTATCTGATATCACGATCAATAAGTCCATGAAGAATATGTATAAGTCTTATCCCGATCCTGCGGAAAACATTCCAAACGAGAATGTAATATTTGGACATTACGTAGACGGCAATGCTTTTTCGAcgtatatgaaagaaaagatacatcAGTTACCATTGCCTTTCTCATTGAAGTTGTACATAAACTATAATCGGCatctgtaa
- the LOC122630233 gene encoding electron transfer flavoprotein beta subunit lysine methyltransferase-like isoform X1, with translation MSRTQVRKMGRGVMTSCTLIKRSMSRNLPASLLIETIRNRNWEIVDRDIAERAKIVDTIIKYTEITNDHMTPDLKLFLLTPRCSLYHDPFDRVKKEFDRVEKRTLTNPFWSIYWPGGQGLVKFILQEQRNIFVRSKDINVLDLGSGCGATAIATKLLGIHNVVANDIDKVACIATLMNATLNGVDVRVSWKNLLNEPLKEKYDVIFIGDLLYEEELVETLIPWLLNEAKKGTRIFLGDPGRHGLTNNLKKYLKLLYRYELPEKTRKENNGYHEVCIWQFIK, from the exons ATGTCCCGGACCCA gGTCCGAAAGATGGGAAGAGGCGTAATGACTTCGTGTACTTTGATTAAACGGTCGATGTCGAGAAATTTACCAGCGAGTCTTCTAATCGAAACCATTAGGAATAGAAACTGGGAAATTGTCGATCGAGATATCGCTGAACGAGCTAAAATCGTAGACACTATTATAAAGTATACGGAGATCACTAATGATCACATGACACCTGacttaaaactttttcttttaacgccGAGATGTTCTCTCTATCACGATCCATTCGATAGAGTAAAAAAGGAATTCGACCGAGTGGAAAAACGAACTTTGACAAATCCATTTTGGTCTATATACTGGCCGGGTGGACAGGGCCTGGTTAAGTTCATACTCcaagaacaaagaaatatatttgtacgttCCAAGGACATTAACGTTTTGGATCTTGGAAGTGGTTGCGGTGCTACGGCTATAGCAACGAAACTCCTTGGTATTCATAATGTTGTGGCAAATGACATTGATAAAG ttgcCTGTATAGCCACGCTCATGAATGCTACATTAAACGGCGTGGACGTTCGAGTATCgtggaaaaatttattgaacgaACCACTTAAAGAGAAGTACGACGTTATTTTTATCGGGGATCTACTTTACGAAGAAGAATTAGTCGAAACTTTAATTCCGTGGCTGTTGAATGAAGCCAAAAAAGGGACACGAATATTTCTTGGCGATCCTGGAAGGCACGGCCttacaaataatttgaaaaaatatcttaaactTTTATACCGATACGAATTGCCGGAAAAGACGCGGAAGGAAAATAATGGTTATCACGAAGTTTGCATATGGCAATTCATTAAGTAA
- the LOC122630233 gene encoding electron transfer flavoprotein beta subunit lysine methyltransferase-like isoform X2, which produces MGRGVMTSCTLIKRSMSRNLPASLLIETIRNRNWEIVDRDIAERAKIVDTIIKYTEITNDHMTPDLKLFLLTPRCSLYHDPFDRVKKEFDRVEKRTLTNPFWSIYWPGGQGLVKFILQEQRNIFVRSKDINVLDLGSGCGATAIATKLLGIHNVVANDIDKVACIATLMNATLNGVDVRVSWKNLLNEPLKEKYDVIFIGDLLYEEELVETLIPWLLNEAKKGTRIFLGDPGRHGLTNNLKKYLKLLYRYELPEKTRKENNGYHEVCIWQFIK; this is translated from the exons ATGGGAAGAGGCGTAATGACTTCGTGTACTTTGATTAAACGGTCGATGTCGAGAAATTTACCAGCGAGTCTTCTAATCGAAACCATTAGGAATAGAAACTGGGAAATTGTCGATCGAGATATCGCTGAACGAGCTAAAATCGTAGACACTATTATAAAGTATACGGAGATCACTAATGATCACATGACACCTGacttaaaactttttcttttaacgccGAGATGTTCTCTCTATCACGATCCATTCGATAGAGTAAAAAAGGAATTCGACCGAGTGGAAAAACGAACTTTGACAAATCCATTTTGGTCTATATACTGGCCGGGTGGACAGGGCCTGGTTAAGTTCATACTCcaagaacaaagaaatatatttgtacgttCCAAGGACATTAACGTTTTGGATCTTGGAAGTGGTTGCGGTGCTACGGCTATAGCAACGAAACTCCTTGGTATTCATAATGTTGTGGCAAATGACATTGATAAAG ttgcCTGTATAGCCACGCTCATGAATGCTACATTAAACGGCGTGGACGTTCGAGTATCgtggaaaaatttattgaacgaACCACTTAAAGAGAAGTACGACGTTATTTTTATCGGGGATCTACTTTACGAAGAAGAATTAGTCGAAACTTTAATTCCGTGGCTGTTGAATGAAGCCAAAAAAGGGACACGAATATTTCTTGGCGATCCTGGAAGGCACGGCCttacaaataatttgaaaaaatatcttaaactTTTATACCGATACGAATTGCCGGAAAAGACGCGGAAGGAAAATAATGGTTATCACGAAGTTTGCATATGGCAATTCATTAAGTAA
- the LOC122630233 gene encoding electron transfer flavoprotein beta subunit lysine methyltransferase-like isoform X3 — translation MSRTQVRKMGRGVMTSCTLIKRSMSRNLPASLLIETIRNRNWEIVDRDIAERAKIVDTIIKYTEITNDHMTPDLKLFLLTPRCSLYHDPFDRVKKEFDRVEKRTLTNPFWSIYWPGGQGLVKFILQEQRNIFVRSKDINVLDLGSGCGATAIATKLLGIHNVVANDIDKGTYTNCMHLT, via the exons ATGTCCCGGACCCA gGTCCGAAAGATGGGAAGAGGCGTAATGACTTCGTGTACTTTGATTAAACGGTCGATGTCGAGAAATTTACCAGCGAGTCTTCTAATCGAAACCATTAGGAATAGAAACTGGGAAATTGTCGATCGAGATATCGCTGAACGAGCTAAAATCGTAGACACTATTATAAAGTATACGGAGATCACTAATGATCACATGACACCTGacttaaaactttttcttttaacgccGAGATGTTCTCTCTATCACGATCCATTCGATAGAGTAAAAAAGGAATTCGACCGAGTGGAAAAACGAACTTTGACAAATCCATTTTGGTCTATATACTGGCCGGGTGGACAGGGCCTGGTTAAGTTCATACTCcaagaacaaagaaatatatttgtacgttCCAAGGACATTAACGTTTTGGATCTTGGAAGTGGTTGCGGTGCTACGGCTATAGCAACGAAACTCCTTGGTATTCATAATGTTGTGGCAAATGACATTGATAAAG gTACGTACACAAATTGCATGCATTTGACATGA
- the LOC122630235 gene encoding uncharacterized protein LOC122630235, with amino-acid sequence MIDVEKLTDMSCQGLQSFSSSTMAESAKPTWNTKSRNYKCSRGSNITCGMLPTLRALASRECNDQGSICMVPLDVEMDAASHLQMILLEAYCREIGIRVSRVPLRTLQNLLGPGHSDLSCVLIDEPYFVDPPE; translated from the exons ATGATCGACGTGGAAAAACTTACCGACATGAGCTGTCAAGGACTACAATCTTTTTCGTCGAGCACGATGGCGGAAAG CGCAAAGCCAACGTGGAACACGAAGTCTCGAAATTACAAATGTTCACGCGGAAGCAACATAACCTGTGGCATGCTACCGACTCTACGTGCCCTTGCATCTCGAGAATGCAACGATCAAGGTAGCATCTGTATGGTACCGCTCGACGTCGAGATGGATGCTGCCAGTCATCTTCAAATGATTTTACTCGAGGCTTATTGCCGTGAAATTGGAATAAGAGTATCGAGAGTACCGTTACGTACGCTGCAAAACTTACTGGGTCCGGGACATTCGGATCTCTCCTGCGTTCTCATCGACGAACCTTACTTCGTGGATCCACCGGAATGA